One genomic segment of Culturomica massiliensis includes these proteins:
- the rpoN gene encoding RNA polymerase factor sigma-54 — translation MALKQNLQQKLGLKINPLQIQLIKLLELPTFQLEQRIKEELESNPLLEEGGEEPELEYAETENEFESQEEGQEDNDDDFTLEDYLSDDDDTPDYKLNVSNASKDEDAKDFIFSQGTTFRESLIDQLGVRSLSELQRKVAEYIIGNIDDDGYLRRDVENIVDDLAFGAGIEVSEKEVGNLLKIIQEFEPVGVGARDLQECLLLQIRHKLQENPENRVIQNAEKILEECFEEFSRKHYEKIQRRLRLPETELKEAIEEILKLNPKPGGTNGADSSFERNADKVIPDFTLDLVDGELQLSLNTGHLPELRINRSYLDILDDYQKGQSSKDKKDVVNFVKYKLNSAKSFIDAVEQRNNTLMLTMTAIIQFQRPFFLTGDESLLKPMILRDIADVTGLDVSTISRVSNSKYVQTWFGIYALKDFFTGSMQMESGEEVSTGELKNVLKSIIDQEDKRKPLTDDELVDMMNERGYQIARRTIAKYRQMLDIPVARLRREI, via the coding sequence ATGGCATTAAAGCAGAATTTACAACAAAAGCTGGGGTTGAAGATAAATCCGCTTCAGATTCAGTTGATAAAACTGCTGGAACTGCCTACCTTTCAGTTGGAACAACGTATTAAAGAGGAATTGGAGTCGAATCCTTTGCTGGAAGAAGGGGGAGAAGAGCCGGAACTGGAATATGCCGAGACCGAGAATGAATTTGAAAGTCAGGAGGAGGGCCAGGAGGATAATGACGATGATTTTACTTTGGAAGATTACTTGTCGGACGATGACGATACCCCGGATTATAAGCTGAATGTTTCGAACGCATCGAAAGACGAAGATGCCAAAGACTTCATATTTTCCCAGGGAACAACTTTTCGGGAAAGCCTTATCGATCAGCTAGGGGTACGGAGCCTGTCTGAATTGCAGCGGAAAGTCGCCGAATATATTATCGGTAATATCGACGATGACGGTTATTTGCGACGTGATGTCGAGAATATTGTGGATGATCTGGCTTTTGGTGCCGGAATTGAAGTTTCGGAAAAAGAAGTCGGGAATTTGCTGAAAATAATCCAGGAGTTTGAACCTGTTGGAGTGGGAGCCCGGGATTTGCAGGAGTGCCTGCTGTTGCAAATCCGTCATAAGTTGCAGGAAAATCCGGAAAATAGAGTTATACAGAATGCGGAGAAAATTTTGGAGGAATGTTTTGAAGAATTTTCCCGCAAACATTATGAGAAAATACAACGCCGGTTGCGTCTTCCGGAAACGGAATTGAAAGAAGCGATAGAAGAAATTCTCAAATTAAATCCGAAACCCGGGGGAACTAACGGAGCCGATTCTTCTTTCGAGCGGAATGCAGATAAGGTCATTCCTGATTTTACACTGGATTTAGTGGATGGAGAGTTGCAGCTGAGCTTGAATACCGGCCATTTGCCCGAATTGCGGATCAATCGTTCTTATTTGGATATATTGGATGACTATCAAAAAGGGCAAAGTTCTAAAGATAAGAAAGATGTTGTCAATTTTGTAAAGTATAAATTGAACTCTGCAAAATCGTTTATCGATGCTGTGGAACAGCGGAATAATACTTTGATGTTGACAATGACGGCAATTATTCAGTTTCAGCGGCCTTTTTTTCTTACCGGAGATGAAAGTTTATTGAAGCCGATGATCCTGCGGGATATAGCTGATGTGACAGGCCTGGATGTCTCTACGATATCGCGGGTTTCCAATTCGAAGTATGTACAAACGTGGTTCGGTATATATGCCCTGAAAGATTTTTTTACCGGGAGTATGCAGATGGAGAGCGGAGAAGAAGTAAGTACCGGAGAACTGAAAAATGTGTTGAAAAGTATTATTGACCAGGAGGATAAAAGGAAACCTTTGACAGATGACGAATTGGTCGATATGATGAACGAAAGAGGCTATCAGATAGCCCGGCGCACAATAGCTAAATACAGGCAGATGCTCGATATCCCGGTAGCCCGTTTAAGACGTGAAATATAA